The Amblyomma americanum isolate KBUSLIRL-KWMA chromosome 5, ASM5285725v1, whole genome shotgun sequence genome window below encodes:
- the LOC144133326 gene encoding cytochrome P450 2J1-like, translated as MWLLLVAASGVAFLVFRWLLDRSRQPRRGDADLPPGPRGLPLIGYSLGLKPLEQLDALAEEYGPVFMFRLLGKDYVHLGSYSAIREAYVKLGDCFVGRPRDSTAMGFLLDHQGISESEGHEWTEHRRFVLHTLRDFCFGKLSVLDRVQEAAYRLVGRVAAQGGRPFDPEPLIFEAVVATMAGLLFDVDYDEDASDDDNDDVCLKEDVLIEYNNVAGGDKSHEKDGGEPPSSQTDKIPPPAADDARKADDDANTKEEVEEERDLARLVRLVARVTPLLNNDVLPQLWTCASPVELSPGFSELQRIKRELDDFLERQIAEHEPSLDESRLRDYMDVYLDERRRAMEEGTLHKSTFTIHRLKTICVDLLVSGTASSVAQLCWALKLLARHPHCQRRCQEEMDAVLGCADQLGSVFSKDNLPFTEACLLECARFASVHTVAAPRTSLEEATVCGFRMPPGCRVLANLWLAHRDTGFWKEPHRFDPARFLAEDGRPEKKDAFLPFGLGKRVCIGESLAKTEMFVFVTELLKRFTLTVPEEFATQDLNFRPAQGTLRFPEPFRLVATPKVLSTSL; from the exons ATGTGGCTACTCCTGGTGGCCGCCTCGGGCGTAGCCTTTCTCGTGTTCCGCTGGCTCCTGGACAGATCTCGTCAGCCGAGGCGCGGCGATGCGGATTTGCCACCGGGACCGCGGGGACTACCCCTGATCGGCTACTCCCTGGGTCTTAAGCCTCTCGAACAGTTGGATGCGCTGGCCGAAGAGTATGGCCCCGTGTTCATGTTCCGCCTCCTGGGGAAGGACTATGTGCACCTGGGCTCTTACTCGGCCATTCGCGAAGCCTACGTCAAGCTGGGGGATTGCTTTGTCGGACGGCCGCGGGACTCCACAGCCATGGGCTTCCTCCTGGACCACCAAG GGATCTCAGAGAGCGAGGGTCACGAGTGGACGGAGCACCGGCGGTTCGTGTTGCACACACTGCGCGACTTCTGCTTCGGCAAGCTGAGCGTGCTCGACCGGGTCCAGGAGGCAGCGTACCGGCTCGTCGGCCGAGTGGCCGCACAAGGAGGACGGCCCTTCGACCCGGAGCCGCTGATCTTCGAGGCCGTGGTCGCCACCATGGCGGGTCTCCTGTTCGACGTCGACTACGACGAGGACGCcagcgacgacgacaacgacgacgtgTGCCTCAAGGAAGACGTCCTCATCGAGTACAACAATGTGGCCGGTGGCGACAAGAGTCACGAGAAAGATGGCGGCGAACCGCCGTCTTCGCAGACGGACAAAATTCCGCCGCCGGCAGCAGACGACGCGAGGAAAGCAGACGATGACGCGAACACCAAGGAGGAGGTTGAAGAGGAAAGAGATCTGGCTCGGCTGGTGCGTCTTGTGGCGAGGGTGACGCCGCTGCTCAACAACGACGTCTTGCCGCAGCTTTGGACGTG CGCCTCGCCGGTGGAGCTGAGCCCGGGCTTCTCGGAGCTGCAGCGGATCAAGCGCGAGCTGGACGACTTCCTGGAGCGGCAGATCGCCGAGCACGAGCCCAGCCTGGACGAGTCCCGCCTCAGGGACTACATGGACGTCTACCTGGACGAGCGCCGCAGGGCCATGGAGGAAGGGACGCTGCACAAGAGCACCTTCACCA tccaCCGACTCAAGACCATCTGCGTGGACCTGCTGGTGTCGGGCACGGCTAGCAGCGTGGCTCAGCTGTGCTGGGCGCTGAAGCTGCTGGCGCGTCACCCGCACTGCCAGCGCCGTTGCCAGGAGGAGATGGACGCCGTGCTGGGCTGcgccgaccagctgggctctgtGTTCAGCAAGGACAACCTGCCCTTCACCGAGGCGTGCCTGCTCGAGTGCGCCCGCTTCGCCAGCGTCCACACGGTGGCCGCGCCCAGGACCAGCCTCG AAGAGGCGACGGTGTGCGGCTTCCGCATGCCGCCGGGCTGCCGGGTGCTGGCCAACCTGTGGCTGGCGCACAGGGACACCGGCTTCTGGAAGGAGCCGCACCGCTTCGACCCGGCCCGCTTCCTGGCCGAGGACGGCAGACCCGAGAAGAAGGACGCCTTCCTGCCCTTCGGCCTGG GGAAGCGCGTGTGCATCGGAGAGTCGCTGGCCAAGACGGAGATGTTCGTCTTCGTGACGGAACTGCTGAAGAGGTTCACCCTTACCGTTCCCGAGGAGTTTGCGACGCAGGACCTCAACTTCCGGCCCGCGCAGGGCACACTGAGGTTCCCGGAGCCTTTTCGTCTAGTCGCCACGCCCAAGGTTCTTTCTACTTCTCTGTGA